The Candidatus Acidiferrales bacterium genome has a segment encoding these proteins:
- a CDS encoding ABC transporter permease: MNTLVQDIKYGIRVLAKSPGFTAVAVLSLTLGIGANTTIFTLAKAIFLQTVPVKDAGRVVAFFSDQVSRKGPPQEYLGTPYPNAVDYVQNLKSFTGTSIAIFNGFNLTISGKQTQVTGQLVSGNFFDVLGVQPVMGRGLSPDDESSRRPVAVISYNFWKTQFGSDPQILGKSIQLDQMEYSVIGVAPQSFQQIGNLGSPEVWVPISLADDVLTGQAKEMFHDRSFRMTGMVARLKPGVTFSQAQNEVHDLSLQLQKEYPKVNSGRNETIVPINETTVPPQVHNIFVLAGALMMGIVGLVLLIACANVANLLLARAMQRQREIAVRLALGASRMRLIRQLLTESLLLALIAGGFGVVCAYWAKSAILSFLPLGLVRRFDFSLDGRVFAYTLALAVAATLIFGLMPALQASRKDSIAALKDRTGAPTGSTRWYGLRGVLVMIQVVLSLIALVGGGLFIHSLRNAEQIDPGFEVKHDISMLLDPSAAHYAQPQTEALYRDVVQRLDTVPMIASASVSDAPPLGGSLEWTTFPDGVDQNDPRNGRLTPVEAVSPGYFSSRSMTLLEGRDFNDSDDANGEMVAIVNTAAADTFWPGQDPIGKHLHFITTTWTVTVVGEVNTVKYASLGEPPTAIIYWPLKQHYSEAAFLFVRAKGDPTKVIPTVRSAMGSLAPGVPLLAVQTIEQTLDQSLTAPRMGAELLGTFGLLALILAAIGTYGVMSYSVTQRTSEIGIRMALGAQPANVLRLILSNGMAMVVAGVVIGLGLSMLLAKSMHALLYGIGMFDPLSFLSTAGLLILVALGACWIPARRAMKVDPMIALRHE; this comes from the coding sequence ATGAACACCCTCGTGCAGGACATAAAGTATGGCATTCGTGTGCTCGCCAAATCGCCGGGTTTCACGGCTGTCGCGGTGCTGTCGCTGACGCTGGGAATTGGCGCGAACACGACGATCTTCACGCTGGCGAAAGCGATTTTTCTGCAAACGGTTCCGGTGAAAGATGCAGGGCGCGTGGTGGCGTTCTTTTCCGATCAGGTGAGCCGCAAGGGACCTCCGCAGGAATATCTTGGCACACCTTATCCGAATGCAGTCGATTACGTGCAGAACCTGAAGTCCTTCACCGGCACTTCGATTGCGATTTTTAACGGATTTAACCTGACGATTTCGGGAAAGCAGACGCAGGTTACCGGGCAACTGGTCAGCGGGAATTTTTTTGACGTGCTCGGCGTGCAGCCAGTGATGGGCCGAGGGCTTTCGCCGGACGATGAAAGCTCGCGGCGTCCGGTCGCGGTGATCAGCTACAATTTTTGGAAAACACAATTCGGCTCAGACCCGCAAATTTTGGGCAAAAGCATTCAACTGGATCAGATGGAATATTCCGTGATTGGGGTCGCGCCGCAAAGTTTCCAGCAAATTGGAAACCTCGGCAGTCCTGAGGTGTGGGTCCCCATCTCCCTGGCGGATGATGTTTTGACCGGACAGGCGAAGGAAATGTTTCATGATCGCAGCTTCCGCATGACCGGGATGGTGGCGCGGCTCAAGCCCGGAGTGACGTTCTCGCAGGCGCAGAATGAGGTTCATGATCTTAGTTTGCAACTGCAAAAGGAATATCCGAAGGTCAACAGCGGACGGAACGAAACCATTGTACCGATTAACGAGACGACCGTTCCGCCGCAAGTGCACAACATATTTGTGCTGGCTGGCGCGCTGATGATGGGAATTGTGGGCCTGGTGCTGCTGATTGCGTGCGCGAACGTGGCAAATTTGCTGCTGGCGCGGGCGATGCAACGGCAGCGCGAAATAGCGGTGCGGCTGGCGCTGGGCGCTTCGCGGATGCGGCTTATCCGGCAACTTCTGACAGAGAGCCTGCTTTTGGCGCTGATCGCGGGCGGATTCGGAGTTGTCTGCGCGTACTGGGCGAAGTCGGCGATTCTTTCGTTTTTGCCGCTCGGACTCGTGCGGCGCTTCGATTTCAGCCTGGATGGCCGTGTTTTCGCATACACGCTTGCTCTCGCTGTGGCCGCGACACTGATTTTTGGTCTTATGCCGGCACTGCAGGCTTCGCGCAAAGACAGCATCGCGGCCTTGAAGGACCGCACCGGCGCGCCGACGGGAAGCACGCGCTGGTACGGCTTGCGCGGTGTGCTGGTGATGATTCAGGTAGTGCTCTCGTTGATCGCGCTCGTCGGCGGCGGTCTTTTCATCCATAGCCTTCGCAACGCCGAGCAGATCGATCCGGGATTTGAAGTGAAGCACGATATCAGCATGCTGCTGGATCCGAGCGCGGCGCACTATGCGCAACCTCAGACGGAAGCGCTCTATCGAGACGTGGTGCAACGCCTCGACACCGTGCCGATGATTGCGAGTGCGAGCGTTTCGGATGCGCCGCCTCTGGGCGGGAGTCTGGAATGGACGACGTTCCCTGATGGCGTGGATCAAAACGATCCCCGCAATGGCAGGCTGACCCCAGTCGAGGCGGTCTCTCCGGGATATTTTTCCAGTCGTAGTATGACCTTGCTTGAAGGGCGCGATTTCAACGATTCCGATGATGCGAATGGCGAAATGGTCGCCATTGTGAACACGGCCGCAGCGGATACGTTCTGGCCGGGACAGGATCCGATTGGAAAACACCTTCATTTCATTACCACAACCTGGACTGTGACCGTGGTGGGCGAAGTGAATACGGTGAAGTACGCGAGTCTGGGGGAGCCGCCGACGGCGATCATTTATTGGCCGCTCAAGCAGCACTATTCGGAGGCAGCTTTTCTCTTCGTGCGCGCGAAGGGAGATCCAACGAAGGTCATTCCCACCGTGCGCAGCGCGATGGGTTCGCTTGCGCCCGGGGTTCCGCTGCTCGCCGTCCAAACCATCGAACAGACGCTTGATCAATCGCTGACCGCGCCGCGCATGGGCGCGGAACTGCTTGGCACATTTGGCCTGCTGGCGCTGATTCTGGCGGCGATCGGAACTTACGGGGTCATGTCGTACTCCGTAACCCAGCGAACGAGTGAAATCGGGATCCGCATGGCGCTTGGTGCACAGCCTGCGAATGTTCTGCGGCTGATACTGTCGAACGGAATGGCTATGGTCGTAGCCGGAGTTGTCATCGGGCTGGGGCTTTCGATGTTGCTGGCGAAAAGCATGCATGCGCTGCTCTATGGTATCGGGATGTTCGATCCACTCAGTTTTCTCTCCACAGCTGGGCTTTTGATTCTCGTGGCGCTCGGCGCATGCTGGATTCCAGCGAGACGAGCCATGAAAGTGGATCCCATGATCGCGTTAAGGCATGAGTAG
- a CDS encoding alpha/beta hydrolase, whose translation MIPLGKTLLIVFLFVGLGFCALAQGTSQNGNASAPGSFVQVEGSKIYYEECSSAFPQTVVLIHDGVVDSAVWDDVWPTFCERFHTIRYDRRGYGHSPAASTWYWEMDDLTTLLHHLKVKRAAIVGSSHGGSLTIDFTLAHPEMVQQIVLVGAVVSGMPYSQFFLDRGQHAFDLLNKGDVKGAIAEWSADKYLVAPGHDAARKRLFDLLSASPQDMSHADYPLGGKPALPRLHEIHVPALILVGSADIADVLVHAGAIEAGIPNSRLVVVPGVGHLMYLEKPADFTHLVMDFIELNTDSPGGTLEAR comes from the coding sequence ATGATTCCTTTAGGGAAAACTCTTCTCATTGTATTCCTGTTCGTCGGGTTGGGATTCTGCGCCCTGGCCCAAGGCACCTCCCAAAACGGCAATGCGTCTGCGCCTGGCTCTTTTGTCCAGGTTGAAGGTTCAAAAATATACTACGAGGAATGTAGCAGCGCTTTTCCACAAACGGTTGTTCTTATTCACGATGGCGTGGTGGATTCGGCGGTTTGGGACGACGTCTGGCCTACTTTTTGCGAGCGTTTTCATACAATCCGTTATGACCGTCGCGGGTATGGCCATAGTCCGGCAGCTTCAACGTGGTATTGGGAAATGGACGATCTAACCACTTTGCTTCATCACTTGAAAGTAAAACGAGCCGCCATAGTAGGCAGTTCCCACGGAGGTTCGCTGACAATCGACTTCACACTCGCTCACCCGGAAATGGTGCAGCAAATTGTGCTCGTCGGGGCGGTTGTGAGTGGAATGCCATACTCGCAATTTTTTCTCGATCGCGGCCAGCACGCATTCGATCTCTTGAACAAAGGCGATGTGAAGGGCGCGATCGCCGAATGGTCCGCCGACAAGTATCTCGTTGCACCGGGTCACGATGCCGCCAGAAAGCGCCTCTTTGACTTGCTATCCGCAAGTCCGCAGGATATGAGCCATGCAGATTATCCACTGGGCGGCAAGCCGGCTCTTCCAAGACTCCATGAGATTCATGTGCCAGCATTGATTCTCGTCGGCTCGGCCGACATCGCTGATGTTCTTGTGCATGCCGGTGCGATCGAGGCAGGAATTCCGAACTCTCGTCTCGTAGTCGTTCCCGGCGTTGGGCATCTGATGTATCTGGAGAAACCCGCTGACTTTACTCACCTCGTCATGGACTTCATCGAGTTGAACACGGACTCCCCTGGCGGCACCCTAGAAGCACGCTGA
- a CDS encoding FAD-dependent oxidoreductase → MECDTLESEEMFAPSHPLMPTRPFIPPRSFRAILRRTIELTPSTKHFEWEVIEGGAFEFYAGQFISLEVPRDGEKEARPYSIASAPRGDSKFDLCLNRVEGGYVSNYLCDVAAETIVDVNGPHGSFVVSQPMEQDLVFIATGTGIAPIRGMLTEVLHSREELSHDVWLLFGVRHQETILYRSEFEDLAAANPRFHFVPTLSRPAGDWQGKTGYVQEHLRKIFAGRKDFKTYICGLKAMVDEVRFILKEEFGLDRKQIRFEKYD, encoded by the coding sequence ATGGAGTGCGATACACTGGAATCCGAGGAGATGTTCGCGCCATCCCATCCACTGATGCCCACGCGACCGTTTATTCCACCACGTAGTTTCCGCGCGATCCTGCGCCGCACGATTGAACTTACGCCATCCACCAAACATTTCGAATGGGAGGTGATCGAAGGCGGCGCGTTCGAATTTTACGCGGGACAATTCATCTCACTCGAAGTCCCGCGCGACGGCGAAAAAGAAGCGCGACCTTACTCGATTGCGTCCGCGCCGCGGGGCGATTCGAAATTCGATCTTTGCCTGAATCGCGTGGAGGGCGGGTACGTCTCGAATTATCTGTGCGACGTTGCAGCGGAGACAATTGTGGATGTGAATGGCCCGCATGGATCCTTTGTCGTATCGCAGCCAATGGAGCAGGATTTGGTGTTTATCGCGACGGGCACAGGCATCGCGCCGATTCGCGGAATGCTCACGGAGGTTTTGCATTCGCGTGAGGAGTTGTCGCACGATGTGTGGCTGCTCTTCGGCGTACGGCATCAGGAGACGATTCTTTACCGGAGCGAATTCGAAGATTTGGCTGCCGCGAATCCGCGATTTCATTTTGTTCCGACGCTGAGCCGTCCGGCGGGCGACTGGCAGGGCAAGACGGGGTACGTGCAGGAGCATTTGCGGAAGATTTTTGCCGGGCGGAAGGATTTCAAGACGTATATCTGCGGACTGAAGGCGATGGTAGATGAAGTCCGATTTATTCTGAAAGAGGAATTCGGGCTCGACCGCAAACAGATTCGCTTCGAAAAATACGATTAG
- a CDS encoding GGDEF domain-containing protein has product MPQPAESNIPSSADDSFYDLLVETLDNLEESVRAQFLQQFFKSIASIDVTQAQSLDYWSQILARRGELSESMGRRVSLKTAMVDVLASTSILRVPILMEYEEFKKLQLNAATDALTGLYNRRLFEEYCNKEFNRAKRYGQHLALVLLDLHRLKEVNDLYGHLQGDQVLQLAATTLRKNLRASDFAFRIGGDEFALLLPQADPEQAATLCDRLRTHFEGEIAPLKLDAGVTIDYGIAVHPQDGETKEVLLRLADTRLYQLKNAQRTHARSRDVARPAPAAPQPPSQPPALVPQQPPAPPKAQAAPPLVTHPETRASSERRKWERVSLAGTRAYAVIAGHEKKNATVADLCTGGLALLMEGAEEIPSPFFAVLHVPILPPLRVNLRKVYTRKADGGTRVGCTFVS; this is encoded by the coding sequence ATGCCCCAGCCAGCGGAGTCGAATATACCGTCCTCGGCGGACGATTCATTCTATGACCTGCTTGTCGAAACTCTCGACAATCTCGAGGAATCCGTCCGCGCACAATTTCTGCAGCAATTTTTCAAATCCATTGCCAGCATCGATGTCACGCAGGCGCAGAGCCTCGATTACTGGAGCCAAATCCTCGCGCGCCGCGGAGAACTTTCCGAAAGCATGGGTCGTCGCGTTTCGCTCAAGACGGCCATGGTGGATGTGCTTGCCTCCACCAGCATTCTTCGCGTCCCCATTTTGATGGAGTACGAGGAGTTCAAGAAACTGCAGTTAAACGCAGCAACGGACGCGCTGACCGGTCTCTACAATCGCAGGTTATTCGAAGAATATTGCAACAAGGAATTCAATCGCGCCAAGCGATACGGCCAGCATCTCGCGCTCGTTCTGCTCGACCTTCACCGCCTGAAAGAAGTGAACGATCTGTACGGCCACTTGCAGGGCGATCAGGTTTTGCAACTGGCCGCCACCACGCTGCGAAAAAACCTGCGCGCTTCGGACTTCGCGTTTCGCATTGGCGGCGATGAATTCGCGTTGCTGCTTCCGCAAGCCGATCCCGAGCAGGCCGCCACGCTCTGCGATCGTTTGCGCACTCACTTCGAAGGCGAAATTGCGCCTCTGAAATTGGACGCCGGTGTGACCATCGACTACGGCATTGCCGTTCATCCGCAGGATGGCGAAACCAAGGAAGTTCTCCTGCGCCTCGCGGATACGCGCCTCTATCAGTTGAAAAATGCCCAGCGCACGCACGCGCGTTCGCGCGACGTGGCAAGACCCGCTCCCGCCGCGCCGCAGCCTCCATCGCAGCCGCCCGCTCTCGTGCCACAGCAACCACCCGCACCTCCAAAAGCGCAAGCCGCACCGCCACTGGTCACGCATCCAGAAACGCGAGCGAGCAGCGAGCGGCGAAAATGGGAACGTGTTTCTCTCGCGGGAACACGCGCCTATGCCGTGATTGCAGGCCACGAAAAGAAAAATGCCACCGTTGCGGATCTCTGTACCGGCGGGCTGGCGTTGCTCATGGAAGGCGCCGAAGAAATCCCTTCGCCATTCTTTGCCGTGCTGCACGTTCCGATTTTGCCGCCCCTGCGCGTGAATTTGCGCAAAGTATACACGCGCAAGGCCGACGGCGGCACGCGCGTGGGCTGCACGTTCGTTTCCTGA
- a CDS encoding PilZ domain-containing protein, whose amino-acid sequence MSSSNGHGERRKFQRIRLQVPLFIRGTDGGGSNFLELAKTLDISSLGARLISPRPLRHGDIISLTIPAPLPASAELGVLGTPPIQARVRRLESSGEMELAAVEFLKPLE is encoded by the coding sequence ATGAGTTCGAGCAATGGGCATGGAGAGCGGCGAAAGTTTCAACGTATTCGCTTGCAGGTCCCGCTCTTCATTCGTGGCACGGATGGCGGAGGTTCGAATTTCCTCGAACTGGCCAAAACGCTTGATATTAGTAGCTTGGGCGCTCGTCTAATCAGTCCCCGTCCGCTGCGTCATGGCGACATCATCTCCCTGACCATCCCGGCCCCGCTCCCAGCTTCCGCTGAACTCGGCGTGCTTGGCACGCCACCGATCCAGGCCCGCGTCCGGCGCCTGGAGAGCAGCGGTGAGATGGAATTGGCCGCTGTCGAATTTCTAAAGCCTCTCGAATAA
- a CDS encoding HAMP domain-containing sensor histidine kinase: MNRTASTEAQATGATVFGLMSSLLDAVDKPLLVTDRAGRILFANLHAQDSLSCKQEEGSSQPNLFRDILHVDAKGLFGQLERGEQEVNLLVDAASGRARARIRWLPEPDWLVVFAEPALTEAPVDQDQMRRTVKDLLQEREITYRNLLAAYLRLQEVNRQKTVFLGSAAHELKTPLAVMKGYYDLLLSESLGHLTEKQRDILQESKQSCDRLVRLVSTFLNYTALESGKLVLQFQDNDIKDCMNDVAIRWKETFRRANVHFEVIMDEKLPIFKFDYPKVQQCITNLVDNALKHTPVGGKVILQAETHFWERRVVPTTPSKERRSARRPQPNSVMISVSDTGVGIAAEYHQEIFEDFVRVDPSSSGMGLGLAITKRLIQAHHGKIWVDSEPGRGSSFKFLLPTKVEAYSYA; this comes from the coding sequence TTGAATCGAACTGCATCGACCGAGGCGCAGGCGACCGGCGCGACGGTGTTCGGACTGATGTCCAGCCTTCTGGATGCGGTGGATAAACCCCTGCTTGTCACGGATCGTGCCGGGCGGATTTTGTTTGCCAATTTGCATGCGCAAGATTCGCTGAGCTGCAAGCAGGAGGAGGGAAGCAGCCAGCCAAATCTTTTTCGCGACATTCTACATGTGGATGCGAAAGGACTTTTCGGCCAATTGGAACGAGGTGAGCAGGAAGTGAATCTTCTGGTCGATGCCGCGAGCGGACGGGCGCGCGCGCGAATTCGATGGCTGCCTGAACCGGACTGGCTGGTTGTTTTCGCAGAACCGGCCCTTACCGAGGCGCCCGTCGATCAGGATCAAATGAGGCGCACGGTAAAGGATCTTCTGCAAGAAAGGGAGATCACGTACCGGAATCTGCTGGCCGCGTATCTGCGATTGCAGGAAGTCAATCGGCAGAAGACCGTTTTTCTGGGATCTGCCGCGCACGAATTGAAAACTCCACTGGCAGTGATGAAGGGTTACTATGATCTTCTGCTCTCCGAATCACTGGGACATTTGACAGAAAAGCAGCGCGATATTCTGCAAGAATCGAAGCAAAGTTGCGACCGGCTGGTCCGTCTCGTCTCAACGTTCCTGAACTACACAGCACTGGAGAGCGGCAAACTTGTGCTGCAATTTCAGGATAACGACATCAAGGATTGCATGAATGATGTGGCGATTCGATGGAAGGAAACATTTCGCCGCGCCAATGTGCATTTCGAAGTGATCATGGACGAGAAGTTGCCGATTTTCAAATTCGATTACCCCAAAGTTCAGCAGTGCATAACCAATCTGGTGGATAATGCACTGAAGCATACTCCGGTAGGCGGAAAGGTGATTCTGCAAGCAGAAACGCATTTCTGGGAAAGGCGCGTGGTTCCCACAACGCCCTCGAAAGAGCGCAGGTCGGCAAGACGGCCGCAGCCGAACAGCGTGATGATCTCCGTAAGCGACACGGGAGTGGGCATCGCTGCCGAATATCATCAGGAGATATTCGAGGATTTTGTTCGTGTCGATCCATCTTCTTCGGGGATGGGACTCGGATTGGCAATTACAAAGCGGCTGATACAGGCGCATCATGGGAAGATTTGGGTGGATAGCGAACCCGGGCGCGGAAGTTCATTCAAGTTCCTGCTGCCAACGAAAGTCGAGGCCTATAGCTATGCGTGA
- a CDS encoding sigma-54 dependent transcriptional regulator — MREGARGQTNVAEKEKILIIDDEPSIRKYLQTLLEVDGFEVSAVTSGNDGLEAIGAGTKPDFVILDVLMPEMDGLETLRRLMLMDRSLNVIMLSCSNEVSTVVEAIRLGAHDYLTKPFEKPELDAALLKCRQKRQLKAENQALREYCDELTGDLSFLAASPQMLKIRQQIFQVAPVDVPVFISGESGVGKEVVARMIHLRSARRQHVFVKVNCAALPGELLESELFGYEPGAFTGAVRAKPGKFELANKGTIFLDEIAEIPPHLQAKLLHVLQDNQFSRLGARASVQVDVRVLAATNVQVHEAMKSGKFREDLYYRLSVLSLHIPPLRERTDEIPMLFRHFLAKHSEKFQKAVPEPSAHLMEAAMRYPWPGNLRELENFVKRYVILEDDDGSLRELLELTESQQRISPKEEAAPPREQGLKALVRSLKDEAEMEAIADALEKTNWCRKDAAKILGISYKALLYKMRQFNLDSGRGARTGMAPGVPAIRGS; from the coding sequence ATGCGTGAGGGAGCCCGCGGCCAAACGAATGTGGCCGAAAAAGAAAAGATCCTGATCATCGACGATGAGCCGAGCATCCGGAAGTATTTGCAAACGCTTCTGGAAGTGGACGGCTTCGAAGTTTCCGCGGTCACGAGCGGGAACGATGGGCTCGAAGCCATTGGCGCCGGCACGAAGCCTGATTTCGTAATTTTGGACGTGCTGATGCCGGAGATGGATGGCTTGGAGACATTGCGGCGGCTGATGTTGATGGACCGCAGCCTGAACGTAATCATGCTTTCGTGCTCCAACGAAGTGAGCACAGTGGTCGAGGCGATCCGGCTGGGCGCACACGATTATCTGACCAAGCCTTTCGAGAAGCCGGAACTCGATGCAGCTCTGCTGAAGTGCCGGCAGAAGAGGCAGCTGAAAGCGGAAAATCAAGCTCTGCGCGAATACTGCGATGAACTGACGGGAGATTTATCGTTTCTGGCCGCCAGCCCGCAAATGCTGAAAATTCGGCAGCAGATTTTCCAGGTCGCGCCGGTGGACGTGCCCGTATTCATCAGCGGCGAGAGCGGCGTGGGCAAGGAAGTCGTGGCGCGAATGATTCATCTGCGATCGGCGCGCCGGCAGCATGTTTTCGTCAAGGTAAATTGTGCGGCGCTGCCGGGTGAACTGCTGGAATCCGAATTATTCGGATACGAGCCCGGCGCCTTTACGGGAGCGGTCCGTGCCAAGCCCGGGAAATTCGAGCTGGCGAACAAGGGAACGATTTTTCTGGATGAGATTGCGGAGATCCCGCCCCACCTGCAAGCGAAATTGCTTCATGTGCTGCAAGACAATCAGTTTTCACGGCTCGGTGCGCGAGCGTCGGTTCAAGTAGACGTTCGCGTGTTGGCGGCAACGAACGTCCAAGTGCACGAAGCGATGAAATCCGGAAAGTTTCGAGAGGATCTTTATTATCGATTGAGCGTCCTGTCGCTGCACATTCCGCCACTGCGAGAGCGCACTGATGAAATACCAATGCTCTTCCGTCATTTTCTGGCGAAGCACAGCGAAAAATTCCAGAAGGCCGTGCCTGAACCTTCGGCGCATTTGATGGAAGCAGCGATGCGCTATCCATGGCCGGGAAACTTACGCGAACTGGAAAATTTCGTGAAGCGCTATGTGATTCTCGAAGATGATGATGGCAGCCTGCGGGAATTGCTGGAGCTGACGGAATCACAACAACGGATTTCTCCAAAGGAAGAGGCTGCACCCCCACGCGAGCAAGGCCTGAAGGCGCTGGTACGAAGCTTGAAGGATGAAGCGGAGATGGAGGCCATTGCAGACGCACTGGAGAAAACGAACTGGTGCCGCAAGGATGCAGCGAAGATACTGGGGATCAGTTACAAAGCATTGTTGTACAAAATGAGGCAATTTAATTTGGATTCTGGGCGTGGTGCACGTACTGGTATGGCACCGGGAGTCCCAGCAATACGCGGATCATAG
- a CDS encoding PilZ domain-containing protein produces the protein MTERRVARRYDLTLPVVVQLPVSKETTIHNGRTRDISTRGVYFRLQKDLAPGTELDFTLTLPAEITQGQEVFVRAHGRVVRVDHASTETESSAEIGVAAVIERYDIIRGESARA, from the coding sequence ATGACGGAGCGTCGTGTAGCTCGCCGGTATGATCTAACCCTTCCTGTCGTTGTCCAATTGCCGGTAAGCAAGGAAACAACAATTCACAATGGACGGACTCGAGACATCTCCACACGGGGTGTTTACTTCCGGTTGCAGAAGGATCTGGCACCCGGTACAGAGTTGGACTTTACGCTGACCCTTCCTGCGGAGATTACACAAGGTCAAGAGGTATTTGTGCGAGCGCATGGTCGAGTCGTTCGCGTGGATCACGCAAGCACGGAGACAGAATCATCCGCAGAGATCGGCGTAGCTGCCGTAATCGAACGATACGACATTATCCGCGGCGAATCGGCCAGAGCCTGA
- a CDS encoding sigma 54-interacting transcriptional regulator: MFGRSEAMGVVHQKLEKVAGANIPVLLQGESGTGKEIIAKLIHRRSPWETGPFVKVNCPAIPGTLVESELFGYEKGAFTGANGTKPGRVEMAQNGTLFLDEIAELEMGLQAKLLQLLQDGQFCPIGAQEDKRIDVRVVCATNRNLEEEIDQGSFRQDLYYRINVVNIQLPSLRERTADIPCISDFLRRVYSEKFNRPTQPLSARRLDMMQRYHWPGNIRELENMMKRYVILGSEDAIAIDLSSGGSSSSSSSFLPDVPLNGSISLKKVTRQATREFEKKIILKTLQTHNWNRKRAASALNISYRALLYKLKEAGVPGRKVSENPQPRN; encoded by the coding sequence GTGTTCGGTCGATCGGAGGCAATGGGTGTTGTCCACCAGAAGCTGGAGAAAGTAGCTGGGGCAAATATTCCGGTCCTCTTACAGGGCGAGAGCGGTACGGGGAAAGAAATTATCGCCAAATTGATCCACAGGCGCTCGCCGTGGGAGACCGGTCCATTTGTGAAGGTGAATTGTCCGGCGATCCCAGGAACGCTTGTCGAGAGCGAACTTTTTGGCTACGAGAAGGGCGCATTTACCGGGGCGAACGGCACGAAGCCAGGACGAGTGGAAATGGCGCAGAACGGAACACTCTTCCTGGACGAAATTGCCGAACTGGAGATGGGCCTCCAAGCGAAATTGCTGCAGCTGCTTCAAGATGGCCAGTTTTGCCCGATCGGCGCGCAAGAAGACAAGCGAATCGACGTGCGCGTGGTGTGCGCGACGAATCGTAACCTAGAAGAGGAAATCGATCAGGGAAGTTTCCGACAAGACCTCTACTATCGGATCAATGTGGTGAATATTCAACTGCCGAGCCTGCGGGAGCGGACGGCTGATATTCCCTGTATCTCGGACTTCCTGCGACGGGTCTACAGCGAGAAATTCAACCGCCCAACCCAGCCACTCTCCGCACGACGGCTGGATATGATGCAGAGATATCACTGGCCGGGAAACATCCGCGAACTCGAAAACATGATGAAGCGCTATGTGATCCTTGGCTCGGAAGACGCCATTGCGATTGACCTTTCCAGCGGAGGTTCAAGTTCCTCCTCTTCTTCTTTCCTGCCAGACGTGCCGCTCAATGGGTCGATTTCGCTGAAGAAGGTTACGCGCCAAGCGACGCGCGAATTCGAAAAGAAAATCATTCTGAAAACTTTGCAAACGCACAACTGGAATCGGAAGAGAGCAGCCAGTGCCCTGAATATCAGTTACCGCGCCCTGCTGTACAAACTGAAAGAAGCGGGCGTGCCAGGCCGCAAGGTCTCGGAGAATCCGCAACCCCGGAATTAA
- a CDS encoding polysaccharide biosynthesis/export family protein translates to MNAVVMGKGKWMLLAPALLIALLVTYGQDKKTASAAADPPSKAVQPEQPASTVEKPVIDAKSYVIGENDMLDIDVWKEKEISRQIPVRPDGKISLPLIGEIQASGLTPLQLQDNITRLLKAYIENPEVTVIVDDPRSHQFNIVGQVTRPGTYPLSESMTVLDALAEAGGFRDFAKETKIYVLRPVPGGIRVRIPFDYKAVIRGRSLQENVVLKPGDTIVVP, encoded by the coding sequence ATGAACGCCGTTGTTATGGGTAAGGGAAAATGGATGTTACTTGCGCCGGCGCTGCTGATCGCGCTGTTGGTGACATACGGTCAAGACAAAAAGACGGCGTCTGCCGCAGCGGATCCTCCGTCGAAGGCGGTTCAACCGGAACAGCCGGCAAGTACTGTGGAGAAGCCTGTAATTGACGCGAAGTCTTACGTTATTGGCGAAAACGACATGCTGGACATCGATGTGTGGAAGGAAAAGGAGATCTCACGGCAGATACCTGTGAGGCCAGATGGCAAGATCTCGCTACCGCTGATCGGTGAAATTCAGGCAAGCGGGCTTACACCGCTGCAGCTTCAAGACAATATCACGCGGCTCCTGAAGGCATACATTGAGAATCCGGAAGTGACCGTGATCGTTGATGACCCGCGCAGCCACCAATTCAACATCGTCGGTCAAGTGACGCGGCCAGGTACTTATCCACTGAGCGAATCCATGACCGTCCTCGATGCCCTCGCGGAAGCGGGCGGATTCAGAGATTTTGCAAAGGAAACGAAGATTTATGTTTTGCGGCCTGTTCCCGGAGGGATACGAGTGCGCATTCCGTTCGATTACAAGGCCGTGATCCGCGGACGCAGCCTGCAGGAAAACGTGGTGTTGAAACCTGGGGATACGATTGTAGTTCCTTGA